From the genome of Desulfovibrio sp. JY:
CGAGACCACGGATTCGGCCACGAAACGATCGGGCACGAAATCGGGCCGGATGCCGCGCGCGGCAAGCGCCTGGGCCGTGGCCGGGCCGATGGCGGCCACGCGGATGCCGGCAAAAACCCGGGCGTCGAGGGACAGGGTGTCGATTTCGGCGAAAAAGCATTTGACGCCGTTGACCGAGGTGAAAATCACCCAGTCGTAGTCGTAGAGTCGGCCGATGGCCTGACGCACGGGATCGGCGTCTTCCAGGGGCGCGATCTGGATGGCCGGAAATTCGTAGCAGCAGGCCCCCTCGTCGGCGAGCAACCGCGTCAGGTCGCTGGCCTGTTCGCGGCTGCGCGTCACCACCACGCCCTGGCCCAAAAGCGGACGCTTCTCATACCAGCCGAGGGTGTCATGCAGGGACACCACGCCGCCGACCACGAACAGGGACGGCGGGGCGAAGCCCTTTTTGGCGGCCTCTTCGGCCATGGTGGCGACGGTGGCCACAAGGCTCTTGTGGTGGCAGGTGGTGCCCCAGCGCACCAGCGCCGCCGGGGTGTCGCCGGGCATGCCGGCCTTCATGAGATTTTCGGTGATATGGGGCAGGTTTTTCACGCCCATGAAAAAGACCAGCGTGGAACCAGAACGGGCGAAAGCCTCCCAGTTGAGCGAGCTTTCGGCCTTGGTCGGGTCCTCGTGGCCGGTGATGAACGACACCGACGAGCAAAACGAGCGGTGGGTGATGGGGATGCCGGCATAGGCCGGAGCGGCCACGGCCGAGGTCACGCCGGGCACGACCTCGAAGGGACAGCCGGCGGCCACCAGCTCCTCGGCTTCCTCGCCGCCGCGCCCGAACACGAACGGATCGCCGCCCTTTAAGCGCGCCACCATCTTGCCGGCCTTGGCCATCTCCACGAGCAGGTCGTTGATCTTGTCCTGGGGTAGGGTGTGGTCGCCTCCCTTCTTGCCCACATAGTAGATCGTCGCGTCCGGACGACAGAAATCGAGAAAAGCCTTGTTGGCCAGGTAATCATAGACCACGACGTCGGCGCGCGACAGGATGTCCCTGGCGCGTACGGTGATAAGCCCCGGATCGCCGGGACCGGCCCCAAGGAGATAGACTTTGGACATGGATCTGCCTTTGGCTGATTGCCAGGAAGGGGACAGGAGATGCGAGAGGGGAAACCTTTTGAAAAAGGTTCTCCCCTCTCGCGCTCTCCCCTTCCTAAACTTTTTGGCTTTGGGGATGCCACATCGGCAACATCCCCTACGTATTATTTTAAAAATCTTTTGAAGGGGGGCCCGGGGAGAAACTTTTCTACAGAAAAGTTTCTCCCCGGCTCTTTTCCCCCTTTATGGACCGTCGTGCCAATCCTTCTGCGCGCCGCACAGGCAGATGTCGGCCTCGAGGTCGAGCACGCAGTCGCTGGCCAGCTGGCCGTTCGGCGAGACCAGCATGGCCGCCCGGCCCTGGTCCGGCACCATGCCGTTGTCGAACACGTAGGCGACGACCACGCGTTTGACGCCGTCGGGCCGCGTGGTCACGGCCTCGACCTTGACCTGATACAGGCCCAGCGTGTGGCACCGCTGCCAGACATTGGAGAAGAGGGTGAGGTACCTGGCCTCGCCGCCGCCCGTGGCCCTGGTGCAGCCTGCGGACGCGGCCAGGGTAACGGCCAGAAGAAGCAGGGTTGCCGGCATCAATTTTCGCATGCGCGCTCCGAAAACGTTTTTTGGGAAAAAAGCATGGATTTCCGAAAACGGCAACCCCGCTTTGCCCGGTCTCCTTTGACTTCGCCCGGCTATCGTTGCACAACGGGTGCGTCCGCAAGGAGGACCACCGTGTCGCCGCGTCATGCCGCGCTTGTCTTTGTCCTTTTGCTCGCCTGTTGCGCCGTGTGCCGCCCGGCCACGGCCCAGGAGGATTACCGGGCCGTGCTCGACGGCAAGGCCGGCATTTTCCCGGACGCGGCGTTCAAAAAAATTTTCCGCTTTCCCAAGGCCACGGTGGTGACTTTCGAAACAGGGGAACCGCCGGCCGCCATCACCGCGTATTATAAAAAAGACCTGACAGCCCGTGGCTGGAGCGTCCAGGTGGACGATGTCGGCAAGCAGGCCGCCTATCTGCTGCTGACCAAGGGCGGGCGCACCTGCATCGTGGAGGCCCAGCGCGGCCTTCCGGGACGCACGGGCTTCAGCGTCAGCCTGTAGGGTATCCCCGCGCCACGCCAAACGTCCATGCCCGAATCCACGCCTGATCCTTCCCGAAAACGCGCCATGCGCCTGCGACGGCTGCAACGGCTGATCGCCCTGGTGGCCATAAGCGCCGCCCTGGCCGTGTTCGTCCTGCCGCCCGTGGCGCGGCAGCTTATCGGCGCGGCGCGGCTCAAGACCATCACCGAGCAGACCCTTTCCGACGCGCTGGGCCGGCGGGTGACCATCACCGGCGACGTCTCCATCCTGTTCGTGCCCTGGTTCGGCCTGTCCATGGGACCGGTGGCCGTGGCCGACGCCCCGGAATTCGGCGACGCGCCCATGCTCACGGCCCGGCGCGTGGAGCTGACCATCCGGATACTGCCGCTTCTGCGCCGGGTGGTGTCCCCGGGTTCGGTGCGGGTGCGCGACCTGACCCTGACCCTGCGGCGCAACACCTCGGGCCGCGCCAACTGGGACGACCTGACCGCGCCGCGCCAGACCGCCGCCACCGATGCCCCGGGCTGGGAAGTGGCCCCCGAACCCCGCGACGTGCGGCTGGAGAACGCCACCGTCACCTACGACGACGCCGTCACGGGCCGCAGCCTGTCCGTGACCAAGGGCAATCTCAAGACGGGCAGGAACCAGCCGTTCAATTTTTCCCTCTCCTTCCTGGCGGCAGGATTCATGACCGGCGGCCAGCTCGAATGCCACGCTTCGGGCCTGGCCTCGCTCAATGCCGCCACCGGCAGCCTGGGACTGGACAAGACCGTGGTGGAAACCATCCTGACCGTGGACCATCCCGTGGTTCCCGGCGGGGCGACGCCGCTACGCGTGGCCTCCCGGCTGATCGCCGCCTACGCCCCCACGACCAAAACGCTCACCGTGACCGACCTCGACGCACGGCTGCCCGAGGCGCGCCTGACCGGCACGGCCACGCTCTCCGACCTACCCGGCGACGCCAAGCTGGCCACGCACCTCGAGTTGTCCCTGGATGCCCAGGGGAAATGGCGCGAGCTGCTGGGGCTCACCCCGGGCGAGCCGCCGGGCAGCCTTGTGGCCGCGCCCGCCCCGGATGCCGCCGCGCCGCAACCCGCCGGCGACAGCCAGGCCAGATTTTCCGCCACGGAAGAGCACGTCCCGGGCAAGCTGTCCCTGGCCGTCGACGCCACGGCCGACGCCTCGGGCATCGCCCTGCGGGAGGCGACCCTGTCGCTGCCGGGCCGGGGACGCATCACGGCCAAGGCCGGTCTGACCTTCGACCAGGGGCCGCACCTTGACGCCACCCTGGCCGCCACGGACGTGGATTTCGACGCCCTGCCCCGGCCGGCGGGCACGGCCTCCTGGTCCTGGCCAGCGCCCTGGCCCGGCTACTGGCCGGCCAAAGGCGTTCTCGACGCCAGGATCGACCTGCGCCATTGCCGTCTGGCGGGACTCCCCATGACCGACGCCCATGCCACGCTGACCGGCGGCGGCGGGTTGCTGCGCCTGTATCCCGTCTCCATCGTCCTTCCCGGCGGCATGGCCGCCCTTGACGTGCGCATCGACGCCGGTCCGGGCGGCGCGTCCCCCGAAACGCCGGGGAGCCTGGGCCTCGACGCCCGGGCCGCCGTGACCCCGACCCCGGAGGCGGGCAAACCGGCCGCCCCGCCAAGCCGGCTGCGGCTGCTGGGACGCCTTCATGCCGAGGGGGCGCGCGGCAACATCGCGCTCCAGACCCCGGACCCGGCCCAGGCGGCGGCGGTTGTGGGGTTGGCCGGGCTCGTCCCCTTTGCCGCGCCGTTAAACGCCCAAGGGACCGTCACCGTCACCCCGGGCATCGGCCGGGCCGTGGCCAAGGCGGCCCTGACCGGGATTTCGGCCACCATCGACAGCACGGCACTCACCGGCCAGATCACCTACGACACGGACGCGGCGGGCACCCTCGGCTTCGACCTCGCCGCCGAGGACCTGGACCTGGACCGCGTGGCCGCTCTTTCCGGAGCCTCCGTCGCCAAAGGCGACTCGACGGATGCCATGCGGGCCGAGGGCAAACTGCGGCTGGGGCGCGTGTCGGCGCGGGGCGTCGCGGCCAAAAACGTCGCCCTGGGCCTGACGGTGGCCGGCGGCAGAATGACCGGCATGCTGACGGGAGGGGAGCTTTTCGGCGGCAAGCTTTCGGGCAAGGTCGAAACCACGCCGGCCGGCAAAATCGACGCCTCCCTGGTCGTGGCCGGGATCAACGCGGCGCGCCTGCCCGGCGTCTCGCCGAACGGCTTTTCCCTGTCCGGAACCCTCACGGCCAAGGCCGGGTTCGCGGCGCAAAAAAGCGCCAAAGGGAAGCTGACGGGCATTTCGGCCACTCTCGAAACCGACGCCGCCCATCTGGCCCTGGGCCAGGGCAGCAGCCGGCAGACGCTCACCGTGCCCAAGGCCCTGCTGACCCTGACCGGGCGCGACACGGGGTCCGGCCCGGACAACACGTTTGGCTGCGACGCCTCCCTGGCCGTCAGCCAGCTTGCCGGCTTCGGCCTGACCGACGTCAAGCTGACCGCCGCCGGGCCGCTGCTCGTGGAGGGGACGGGCAAGGTGCGCCTCCCCGCCCCGGTCAAAATCGAAGCCTCGGCCCTGGCCAAACCCGGCGGCTCCGGCAAGGCGGTCAAGCTCGCCCTGGCCGGGCCGATAACGCCCGACGCCTCCGGCGGTTTTAGCACCGGCGAGATGCATTTTACCGCCGGCGGCGTACCGGCCACGGTCAAGGTCTGGCGCAAGGGCGGCGAAAGCGCCCCCGTCAATTTTTCCGTGGAAACCGGTGCCCTCTCCCCGCGCAAGGCCCTGGCCGACTGGGGCGTGGCCCTGCCGGCCGATCTGCCGACCGATCGCCTGGGCAAGGGAACGTTCGCGGCATCCGGCACGGCTTCCGGTCGTGGCCTCGACGTCAAACGGCTCTCGGCCACTGTGGACGACGTGACCCTCGCCGGCAGCGGCACGGTGCCCGACTACAATCCCCGGCGCGGCAAATGGGACCTGACCGTGAACCGGCTGGACTGGGACGCCTATTTTCCCCACCACCCGGCTTCCGGCCCGCCACCGCTGTCCGAACTGCGCAAGCCCCTCGAGCTCGATGTGCTGCGAAGCCTGGCCCTGGAAGCCAAAATCCGACTCGGCTGGCTCAAAAAGGGCAACGTGGTCTTCGGGTCCACCACCATCAGCGCCGACGCCAAGGGGGGCCGGTTCACCTACCACCAGGACTGTCCGCACTTCTACGGCGGCCGGTTCGCCGCCGACATCCGGGGCGACGCCAGGGACACGGCGCTCAAGACCCTGGTCGAGCTCAAGCTCGAGAGCATCGAGATCGCGCGGTTTCTATGGGATTGGGCCGAGGGGGATACCCTTGGCTCCGGCAGCGGGACCTTCATTCTGGCCGCCCGCACCAGCGGGGCCAACGAAAAGGAGCTGCGCGACAATCTGGCCGGCAATGCCAGCCTGCAAATCACCCGGGGCACGCTCAAGGTGCGCGAGCCGGCTTCCAAGTCCGGCGTACGGCCCGAACCCGAAAGCATTCCCTTTAGCGTCTTCTCCTCGTCCTGGCAGGCCAGGGGCGGCGTGGCCCATAGCGACGATTTTCTCATCGAAAGCCCGCGCATGCGCGTCTCCGGCAAGGGCAACGTGGATCTGCGCGACGAGAGCATCAATTTAAGCCTCGCGGCCACCCTGGCCAGCGGCGGCCAGGTGCCGGCCACCATCATCGGCCCCCTCGACAACCCCAAGCTCACCATCGACCGCAGCAAGATGCTCGGCGAGATAGTCTACCGGGTGCTCCAGGGCATTGTCAGCATCCCCGGCAAGGCCGTCACCCGCATCCTGCAAGTCCGCTGAGGCGCGCCCCATGGACAGTCCGCCCGCCCCCACCTACGTCGCCGAGGCCGTCGCCGGCCCGGACGGGTCGGTTGCCGACGTGCGCCTGACCGTAGGGGGCAAGGTGCGCCATCTGGCCGGCCGGGGCGGCGCCGCGGCAGAACGCGCCCGCGCCCTGGCCGGCCTGGCCTCCGGCGGACTGCCGGTCTTCGTCGGCGCGGGCCTCGGCGCGGGCATCGCCGCCATGGCCGCAAACCATGCCGGGCCGATCTTCGTTTTGGACAAGGAAGCGGCCATCGCTGCCGCAACCGGCGTGCGCGCGGCGCTGGCCGCAACGCCCTCCGTCGTCTTCCTGGACGACGCGGACCCGCGCCGGGCGGCGGCCCAGGTCACGGACGCGGCCCGGCAGGCCGGATTTGCCGCCCTGGCCGTCATCGCCCACCCGGCCTATCCCCGCCTGGACCCGGGCTGGTACGGCGCGGCCACAGCCGCCCTGCGCGGCTACGACGCCCTGCGCGCGCGCCTTCGCGGCCCGCGCTTCGCCGCAGGGCCTTCCCGGGTGCTCATCCTCTCGCGCCCCTATTTCCTCTACCGCGAGATCGAGGCGGCGCTGACGCGCCTCGCCGTTCCCTGGCGACGCGTGGCGACGGGCACCGGCGACACCGGCGAGGAAGGGACCGTGGCCGCGATCCTGGCCGACATCGCCGATTTCCGCCCGGACATGGCGCTCACCGTCAACCACCTGGGCCTCGACCGTGAGGGACGGCTGGCCGGGCTTCTGGCCGACATGGGCCTGCCCCTGGCCTCCTGGTTCGTGGACAGCCCGAGGCTCATTCTCCACGACTATGCCGCCCTGGCCACGGACGCGACCATGGTCTTTTCCTACGACGCCGACGCCCTGCCGGAACTCGCCGCAGCGGGCTTTGCCCACACGGCCTGGCTGCCCCTGGCCACCGACCCGCACCTGTTTTCCCCCCTGGCCGCCGATGCCGCCGCGCCCCATCCCTGGCGTGCGGAGGTCTCCTTTGTCGGCGCGTCCATGGTGG
Proteins encoded in this window:
- a CDS encoding glycosyltransferase, whose protein sequence is MDSPPAPTYVAEAVAGPDGSVADVRLTVGGKVRHLAGRGGAAAERARALAGLASGGLPVFVGAGLGAGIAAMAANHAGPIFVLDKEAAIAAATGVRAALAATPSVVFLDDADPRRAAAQVTDAARQAGFAALAVIAHPAYPRLDPGWYGAATAALRGYDALRARLRGPRFAAGPSRVLILSRPYFLYREIEAALTRLAVPWRRVATGTGDTGEEGTVAAILADIADFRPDMALTVNHLGLDREGRLAGLLADMGLPLASWFVDSPRLILHDYAALATDATMVFSYDADALPELAAAGFAHTAWLPLATDPHLFSPLAADAAAPHPWRAEVSFVGASMVEQARKALARLAPFPALRNALPQAAAAFAASPEKSAGRFLAADPACAPAYAALPTTEARLQAELALTWEATKRYRHACVREILPFSPLIAGDADWENVLPGQGKTWRSVGPLDYYAGLPGFYPRSAVNLNCTSLQMKGAVNQRVFDAPATGAFVLSDAREQLARLFEPGREAITYAEPGEIGPLVRHYLDHPAERARIATAARKRVLADHTYDKRLTDLIAAMQGIFG
- the cobA gene encoding uroporphyrinogen-III C-methyltransferase, whose amino-acid sequence is MSKVYLLGAGPGDPGLITVRARDILSRADVVVYDYLANKAFLDFCRPDATIYYVGKKGGDHTLPQDKINDLLVEMAKAGKMVARLKGGDPFVFGRGGEEAEELVAAGCPFEVVPGVTSAVAAPAYAGIPITHRSFCSSVSFITGHEDPTKAESSLNWEAFARSGSTLVFFMGVKNLPHITENLMKAGMPGDTPAALVRWGTTCHHKSLVATVATMAEEAAKKGFAPPSLFVVGGVVSLHDTLGWYEKRPLLGQGVVVTRSREQASDLTRLLADEGACCYEFPAIQIAPLEDADPVRQAIGRLYDYDWVIFTSVNGVKCFFAEIDTLSLDARVFAGIRVAAIGPATAQALAARGIRPDFVPDRFVAESVVSGLLDQGVAGTRVLIPRAREAREVLPEKLAEAGAYVDVLAVYDTKPVDQDPAEIVEAMRSGAIRYVTFTSSSTVKNFFAKVPPEIVKEASGVKLACIGPITAKTLGEFGFTPDIVAEAYTVPALAKAVIDDAVAAAGSAS
- a CDS encoding AsmA family protein, yielding MRLRRLQRLIALVAISAALAVFVLPPVARQLIGAARLKTITEQTLSDALGRRVTITGDVSILFVPWFGLSMGPVAVADAPEFGDAPMLTARRVELTIRILPLLRRVVSPGSVRVRDLTLTLRRNTSGRANWDDLTAPRQTAATDAPGWEVAPEPRDVRLENATVTYDDAVTGRSLSVTKGNLKTGRNQPFNFSLSFLAAGFMTGGQLECHASGLASLNAATGSLGLDKTVVETILTVDHPVVPGGATPLRVASRLIAAYAPTTKTLTVTDLDARLPEARLTGTATLSDLPGDAKLATHLELSLDAQGKWRELLGLTPGEPPGSLVAAPAPDAAAPQPAGDSQARFSATEEHVPGKLSLAVDATADASGIALREATLSLPGRGRITAKAGLTFDQGPHLDATLAATDVDFDALPRPAGTASWSWPAPWPGYWPAKGVLDARIDLRHCRLAGLPMTDAHATLTGGGGLLRLYPVSIVLPGGMAALDVRIDAGPGGASPETPGSLGLDARAAVTPTPEAGKPAAPPSRLRLLGRLHAEGARGNIALQTPDPAQAAAVVGLAGLVPFAAPLNAQGTVTVTPGIGRAVAKAALTGISATIDSTALTGQITYDTDAAGTLGFDLAAEDLDLDRVAALSGASVAKGDSTDAMRAEGKLRLGRVSARGVAAKNVALGLTVAGGRMTGMLTGGELFGGKLSGKVETTPAGKIDASLVVAGINAARLPGVSPNGFSLSGTLTAKAGFAAQKSAKGKLTGISATLETDAAHLALGQGSSRQTLTVPKALLTLTGRDTGSGPDNTFGCDASLAVSQLAGFGLTDVKLTAAGPLLVEGTGKVRLPAPVKIEASALAKPGGSGKAVKLALAGPITPDASGGFSTGEMHFTAGGVPATVKVWRKGGESAPVNFSVETGALSPRKALADWGVALPADLPTDRLGKGTFAASGTASGRGLDVKRLSATVDDVTLAGSGTVPDYNPRRGKWDLTVNRLDWDAYFPHHPASGPPPLSELRKPLELDVLRSLALEAKIRLGWLKKGNVVFGSTTISADAKGGRFTYHQDCPHFYGGRFAADIRGDARDTALKTLVELKLESIEIARFLWDWAEGDTLGSGSGTFILAARTSGANEKELRDNLAGNASLQITRGTLKVREPASKSGVRPEPESIPFSVFSSSWQARGGVAHSDDFLIESPRMRVSGKGNVDLRDESINLSLAATLASGGQVPATIIGPLDNPKLTIDRSKMLGEIVYRVLQGIVSIPGKAVTRILQVR